The following coding sequences are from one Prochlorococcus marinus XMU1412 window:
- a CDS encoding NAD(P)/FAD-dependent oxidoreductase, translating to MIGFDVVIIGGGLSGSSTALNLSKKGYSVLIIEKEKFQDYKPCAGGMASAMQRFLPLNIEDCIESKIKNVEFRWKAADNVTADLTGESPFWIVKREKLDQLLLDASLSNGAQIMRPLLIEKIIKKNDKWEITCNNKIKYITEFLVIADGSQSKWAGYFNLGPRKPKFANTISLRLKGLGEIPRDAVRFEFGFIKYGFAWAFPLRESLNIGLGTFINNGLLENQAINKQVIRSFGFDDFPHKTISKKLRIWNGFHAINGDKVLAVGDAASLCDPFLAEGIRPSLISSFYAAEYIDQCLSGKVDDLNIYTKKINNIWGKSMAWGKRIAQVFYRFPRTGYQLGVKRKTAPKRIAQILSGEMNYEDIAKRVIRRLLTKSGG from the coding sequence TTGATAGGATTTGACGTTGTAATAATTGGTGGTGGTTTATCAGGATCTTCCACTGCTCTAAATCTATCAAAGAAAGGATATTCAGTTTTAATTATTGAAAAAGAAAAATTCCAAGATTACAAACCATGTGCAGGTGGGATGGCATCTGCAATGCAAAGATTTCTTCCTTTAAATATAGAAGATTGCATAGAATCAAAAATTAAGAATGTTGAATTCAGATGGAAGGCTGCAGATAATGTTACTGCTGATCTGACTGGTGAATCCCCATTTTGGATTGTTAAAAGAGAAAAACTAGATCAATTATTGCTTGATGCATCCTTGAGTAATGGAGCTCAGATAATGAGACCATTATTGATAGAAAAAATTATAAAAAAAAATGATAAATGGGAAATTACTTGCAATAACAAAATAAAATATATTACAGAATTTCTTGTAATAGCAGATGGGTCCCAATCGAAATGGGCAGGTTATTTCAATTTAGGGCCAAGAAAGCCCAAATTTGCCAACACAATCTCATTAAGATTGAAAGGATTAGGTGAAATACCTAGAGATGCAGTTAGATTTGAGTTTGGATTTATAAAATATGGTTTTGCATGGGCATTCCCCCTAAGAGAAAGCTTAAATATTGGTCTAGGTACTTTTATAAATAATGGTCTCCTAGAAAATCAAGCTATAAATAAACAAGTAATCAGAAGCTTCGGTTTCGATGATTTTCCTCATAAAACAATTAGTAAGAAACTGAGAATATGGAATGGCTTCCATGCAATTAATGGTGACAAAGTTTTAGCGGTTGGAGATGCAGCATCTCTATGTGATCCATTTTTAGCTGAAGGAATTAGACCATCTTTAATTAGCAGTTTTTATGCTGCAGAATATATAGATCAGTGCCTATCAGGAAAAGTAGATGATTTAAATATTTATACGAAAAAAATTAACAACATTTGGGGAAAATCAATGGCTTGGGGGAAGAGAATAGCCCAAGTATTTTATAGATTTCCTAGAACTGGTTACCAACTAGGTGTCAAAAGAAAAACAGCACCTAAACGTATTGCTCAAATATTATCAGGAGAAATGAATTATGAAGATATTGCAAAAAGAGTTATCAGAAGACTTTTAACAAAAAGTGGGGGTTAA
- the tal gene encoding transaldolase encodes MKSILEQLSAMTVVVADTGDLDSIKKFQPRDATTNPSLILAAAKNPDYVKLIDKALESSENALPKGFSEIELIKETVDQVSVFFGKEILKIISGRVSTEVDARLSFDTEATVEKARKLINLYKNFGIEKERILIKIAATWEGIKAAEILEKEGIKCNLTLLFNFCQAVTCANAKITLISPFVGRILDWYKAKTGKTSFVGAEDPGVISVTQIYKYFKEKGLKTEVMGASFRNLDEIKELAGCDLLTIAPKFLEELKKEKGELVRKLDVSSPINNSIDYQFEEKDFRLSMLEDQMASEKLSEGITGFSKAIEELEELLLKRYSEIKNHKLISAN; translated from the coding sequence ATGAAATCAATTTTAGAACAATTGTCCGCAATGACCGTTGTTGTTGCTGATACTGGAGATTTAGATTCGATAAAAAAGTTTCAACCAAGGGATGCCACCACCAATCCATCGCTAATTCTTGCTGCTGCCAAGAATCCTGATTATGTGAAATTAATTGATAAAGCTTTAGAAAGTTCAGAAAATGCGTTGCCCAAAGGATTCTCTGAAATTGAATTAATCAAAGAAACTGTTGATCAAGTTTCAGTATTTTTTGGAAAAGAAATATTGAAAATTATTTCAGGGCGCGTATCTACAGAAGTTGATGCAAGACTGAGCTTTGACACCGAAGCTACGGTAGAAAAAGCGAGAAAATTGATCAATCTTTATAAGAATTTTGGAATTGAAAAGGAAAGAATTTTGATTAAGATTGCTGCAACTTGGGAGGGAATTAAGGCAGCTGAAATTTTGGAAAAAGAGGGCATTAAATGCAACTTAACTTTACTTTTTAACTTCTGCCAAGCGGTAACTTGTGCCAATGCAAAGATAACCCTTATTTCTCCGTTCGTTGGCCGTATATTGGATTGGTATAAGGCAAAAACTGGTAAAACTAGTTTTGTTGGTGCTGAAGACCCTGGTGTTATTTCGGTTACGCAAATATATAAGTATTTTAAAGAAAAGGGATTAAAGACAGAAGTAATGGGAGCAAGTTTTAGAAATCTTGATGAAATAAAAGAATTAGCAGGTTGTGATCTTTTAACAATCGCACCAAAATTTCTTGAGGAATTGAAAAAAGAAAAAGGAGAGTTAGTTAGAAAATTAGATGTAAGTTCCCCAATAAATAATTCTATTGACTACCAATTTGAAGAAAAAGATTTCAGATTAAGCATGTTAGAAGATCAAATGGCAAGTGAAAAGCTTAGTGAAGGTATCACTGGATTCAGTAAGGCTATAGAAGAATTGGAAGAACTGCTACTTAAGAGATATTCTGAAATTAAAAATCATAAATTAATTTCTGCTAACTAA
- the frr gene encoding ribosome recycling factor — MKEKEIQENMNKTVEATQRNFNTIRTGRANASLLDRVSVEYYGAETPIKSLATISTVDSQTISIQPFDISCLQAIEKSISMSDLGITPNNDGKLIRINVPPLTEERRKEFCKLASKYAEEGKVALRNIRRDAVDKEKKEEKDGLISIDESRDNQSEIQKITDKYIALIETKLSEKEKEILKV; from the coding sequence ATGAAAGAAAAAGAAATTCAAGAAAATATGAATAAAACTGTTGAAGCCACGCAAAGAAACTTTAATACAATTAGGACAGGCAGAGCTAATGCCTCATTGTTGGACAGGGTGAGTGTTGAGTACTACGGAGCAGAAACACCAATCAAATCACTTGCCACAATAAGCACTGTTGATTCACAAACTATTTCAATACAACCGTTTGATATTTCATGTTTACAAGCAATAGAGAAATCTATTTCTATGAGTGATTTAGGTATTACTCCAAATAATGATGGTAAATTGATAAGAATAAATGTTCCTCCTTTAACAGAAGAGAGAAGAAAAGAATTTTGTAAATTAGCCTCTAAATATGCAGAGGAAGGGAAAGTAGCTTTGAGAAATATTAGAAGAGATGCTGTTGATAAAGAAAAAAAAGAAGAAAAAGATGGACTTATTTCTATTGACGAATCTCGAGATAATCAATCTGAGATTCAAAAAATCACTGATAAATATATAGCTTTAATAGAAACTAAATTGTCTGAGAAAGAGAAGGAAATTCTAAAAGTTTGA
- a CDS encoding peptidoglycan D,D-transpeptidase FtsI family protein: protein MKKYKKIVRLKPLDQRRFKFLYIFSLLLIFCLFGRLVQLQVFNSSDLQRKARLIQSSKTNALKKRRAIVDRNNRLIAYDKPLYKLWAHPKYFNFPGDSINRVRSIEEVTEKLSPILDINGEILLSKFNNKISGIKLLDKISEEKAEKIKNLQISGLDLFKYSQRYYPQGAIYSNLVGFVNDENIASAGLELHLDNQIKVFNKSNFIKIGGDGTPLPDNSAPGDFISDYKKLGLTIDSKLQKASFNALSKQVSKWNAKKGFAIVMDVNNGQILSLVSVPSYDPNKFWQYDSELFRGWYSQDLFEPGSTFKPINLALALEEKVIQKDGVVEDIGKINVGGWTLYNWDKKGNGYIDYPKVLQVSSNVGMVKIMQNLDPTIYWDWLKNLGINKNLETDLFESTAGQLKRKDLFVNQSIEPAVTSFGKGFSISPLKLLQLHAALANGGFEVTPHVTSTFKERFNKNPKKQLFSKEVSQTVLEWMESVVDKGSGSGVKIEGYRIAGKTGTSQKALNGSYTSKKVCSFVATLPVNDPKYAVLVVVDEPSKSYAYGSTVAVPVVKEIIESLIVIEKIPPNIKDHGMIVKKP, encoded by the coding sequence ATGAAAAAATACAAAAAAATTGTTCGTCTAAAACCACTGGATCAAAGAAGATTTAAATTTCTCTATATTTTTAGCTTACTATTAATATTTTGTTTGTTTGGTAGGTTAGTTCAATTGCAAGTCTTTAATTCCTCTGATTTGCAAAGGAAAGCAAGATTAATACAGTCTTCTAAAACTAACGCCTTAAAAAAAAGGAGAGCGATTGTTGATAGAAATAATAGACTAATTGCTTACGATAAACCGCTCTATAAATTATGGGCCCATCCAAAATATTTTAATTTTCCTGGTGATTCAATTAACAGAGTTCGCAGTATTGAAGAAGTTACTGAAAAATTGTCGCCCATCTTGGATATAAATGGTGAAATACTCTTGAGTAAATTTAATAATAAAATCAGTGGCATAAAGCTTTTGGATAAAATTTCCGAAGAAAAGGCAGAAAAGATTAAAAACCTTCAAATAAGCGGACTTGATTTGTTTAAATATTCGCAGAGATATTATCCACAAGGGGCGATTTACTCTAATCTTGTCGGTTTTGTTAATGATGAGAATATAGCTTCAGCGGGTTTAGAGCTTCATTTAGATAATCAAATTAAAGTTTTTAATAAGAGTAATTTTATAAAAATAGGAGGAGATGGAACTCCTCTTCCGGATAATTCAGCCCCTGGTGATTTTATTTCTGATTACAAAAAATTAGGCCTAACTATAGATTCAAAATTACAGAAAGCGTCATTCAATGCATTATCAAAGCAAGTAAGCAAATGGAATGCAAAGAAGGGATTTGCAATTGTTATGGACGTTAATAATGGTCAGATTCTCTCCTTAGTTTCAGTCCCGTCGTACGATCCAAATAAATTTTGGCAGTATGATTCTGAACTTTTTAGGGGCTGGTACTCTCAAGACTTATTTGAGCCTGGTTCTACTTTTAAACCTATTAATCTTGCCTTAGCTTTAGAAGAAAAAGTAATCCAGAAAGATGGAGTAGTTGAAGATATTGGAAAAATTAATGTTGGAGGATGGACACTTTATAATTGGGACAAAAAAGGTAATGGATATATTGACTATCCAAAAGTTTTGCAGGTTTCAAGTAACGTTGGGATGGTAAAAATAATGCAAAATTTAGACCCCACAATTTATTGGGATTGGCTAAAAAATTTAGGTATAAATAAAAATTTAGAGACTGACTTATTCGAATCAACTGCTGGCCAACTTAAGAGAAAAGATTTGTTTGTAAATCAATCAATTGAGCCTGCAGTAACTTCTTTTGGTAAAGGGTTCTCAATCTCGCCACTTAAATTGCTTCAACTTCATGCGGCTCTGGCAAATGGGGGTTTTGAAGTGACTCCTCATGTAACCTCAACTTTCAAGGAAAGATTTAATAAAAATCCAAAAAAACAACTTTTTTCAAAAGAGGTTTCTCAAACTGTTCTTGAATGGATGGAGAGCGTAGTTGATAAAGGTAGTGGATCTGGAGTAAAAATCGAGGGTTATAGGATTGCTGGGAAAACGGGCACTTCTCAAAAAGCCTTAAATGGTTCGTATACAAGCAAAAAAGTTTGTAGTTTTGTCGCGACCTTACCAGTTAATGATCCAAAATACGCTGTCCTTGTAGTCGTTGATGAGCCATCTAAATCATATGCATATGGTTCAACTGTTGCTGTGCCAGTTGTGAAAGAAATTATCGAGAGTTTGATAGTAATTGAAAAAATACCTCCTAATATCAAAGATCATGGAATGATTGTTAAAAAACCCTAA